In Armatimonadota bacterium, a single genomic region encodes these proteins:
- a CDS encoding carbohydrate ABC transporter permease, with the protein MQDQSQIWQQSADKAQRTAAVLRSLLWVVLVAGVVLSLLPFYIMVVMSLKTAGELAGSSVWALPKEWAFENYKSVLTNQNAPFFLFFRNSVIIATLSTFGVMFSSSIVAYGFARLKFPGRDRLFILLLSTMMLPGIVTMIPQYALWKYLGWIDTFKPLIVPAFFGGGAYNIFLLRQFLMGIPRDIDEAALLDGASHSVIFWKLLLPNMGPAMATVGIFSFIYNWKEFMSPLIILNSPQNQTLELGLATYRSLNTNNWELLMAGSVLVMIPIIILFLLGQRYFVKGIVMTGIK; encoded by the coding sequence ATGCAAGATCAATCACAAATTTGGCAACAGTCGGCAGATAAAGCTCAGCGAACGGCTGCCGTTCTCCGCTCGCTGCTCTGGGTTGTTTTGGTGGCTGGAGTGGTTCTCTCGCTGCTTCCGTTTTACATCATGGTCGTCATGTCGCTGAAGACGGCAGGAGAACTCGCGGGGTCTTCGGTTTGGGCTCTGCCTAAAGAGTGGGCTTTTGAAAACTACAAGTCAGTTCTGACAAACCAGAACGCACCGTTTTTTCTGTTCTTCAGGAACTCGGTCATTATCGCGACTCTTTCGACTTTTGGGGTGATGTTTAGCTCGTCTATCGTGGCGTACGGTTTTGCGCGACTCAAGTTTCCAGGTCGCGATCGACTGTTTATTCTGCTTCTGAGCACGATGATGCTTCCAGGGATTGTCACGATGATTCCGCAGTACGCGCTATGGAAGTATCTCGGATGGATCGATACATTTAAGCCCCTCATCGTCCCCGCATTTTTCGGGGGCGGAGCTTACAATATCTTCTTGTTGCGGCAGTTCTTGATGGGCATTCCAAGAGATATTGATGAGGCTGCTCTGCTCGACGGCGCTTCGCACTCGGTCATCTTCTGGAAGCTCCTGCTACCAAACATGGGGCCGGCAATGGCCACGGTTGGTATTTTCAGCTTCATCTACAACTGGAAGGAGTTCATGAGTCCGCTCATTATCCTGAATAGTCCTCAGAACCAGACTCTGGAACTTGGATTGGCGACTTACCGCTCGCTGAACACGAACAACTGGGAGCTGCTGATGGCGGGTTCTGTGCTGGTCATGATTCCGATCATCATCTTATTCCTCTTGGGTCAGCGATACTTCGTGAAAGGC
- a CDS encoding extracellular solute-binding protein — MTRLLFRLLLLVTLLMVSVTSFANVTTLRFSVWDGDKALETIRGLVEDFEKQNPDIKVELENYPDYNLYHQKMLVTYAAGVAPDVVMMDPQHFQALAVRKALLPLNPFFEQTPGFDIKEYYKPIVDAHSFQGTCYALPRDIAPMGLIYYNKGMFKKAGLPYPNGDWTWDFKIRPELKEKDFLWVCDQFKKQNAEGKYVQWGYTSGWTGLFADMIVYATGLLPFDNMESPTKVLIGNPEYAKALQFAADFMNKYHYAPSVTEQSSAFAGSTAQALFVQQRVAMYQNGIWEVPNIRKMLKPGSKEFFDWDIAMAPAYAGKDGKKVLKFPTGGSGYGIMSSTKNKEAAWRLTRFMGGEPGMIAMAKAGIAQPAIRSLAIKPGLWVPGPETPIEEQYPANRLLTDEAVPYVQFQTTSQYAQAITDRVNKGQELIWNGQKTAEAVLKENAVDAQTRLDFLRKEENLPPFNWPLGIAICSAIFVGIVVWIYKPHFGHKLTQLERGETRSAYWFLSPWILGFLIFTLVPMMLSLMMAFANWDMILPAQARGLGNFNEMANIDPSFWKSLKVTTIYVIFSVPMGIIGSLGLALLLNQKVKGVSLFRTLYYVPSITSAVAASLIWLRVFNAETGMLNFFLYGPNGNWPVGRMLSAWIMTDPSKPVDWMATEGTALPALIIMSLWGIGGGTVVFLAGLQGIPTYYYEAATLDGAGIMKRFKAVTLPLLTPTIFFTLITGMVGAFQAFTQAFIMTNGGPNDATRFFVFHLFGNAFQSLRMGYASALGWVLFIIIMLITAVQWWAQNKWVYYEAETK; from the coding sequence ATGACAAGACTCCTCTTTCGCCTGTTACTGCTTGTGACTTTGCTGATGGTGTCGGTTACCAGTTTTGCAAACGTCACCACGCTGAGGTTTAGCGTCTGGGATGGCGACAAGGCGTTGGAGACCATTCGTGGCTTGGTCGAAGATTTCGAGAAGCAGAATCCCGATATCAAGGTAGAGCTGGAGAACTATCCAGACTACAACCTCTATCACCAGAAGATGTTGGTGACCTACGCTGCCGGCGTCGCTCCAGACGTGGTAATGATGGATCCCCAGCACTTTCAAGCATTGGCAGTCCGGAAAGCACTTTTGCCACTGAACCCGTTTTTTGAGCAAACTCCGGGCTTTGACATCAAGGAGTACTACAAGCCGATTGTTGATGCACACTCGTTCCAGGGAACGTGTTATGCTCTCCCACGCGACATCGCTCCGATGGGGTTGATTTACTACAACAAGGGGATGTTCAAGAAGGCTGGTCTTCCGTATCCCAACGGAGATTGGACTTGGGATTTCAAGATTCGGCCCGAGCTCAAGGAGAAAGACTTTCTATGGGTGTGTGACCAGTTTAAGAAACAAAACGCGGAAGGGAAGTACGTTCAGTGGGGCTACACGTCGGGCTGGACGGGGCTGTTCGCGGACATGATCGTTTATGCGACAGGCCTACTGCCATTTGACAACATGGAGTCTCCGACGAAGGTCCTGATCGGGAATCCTGAGTACGCCAAGGCGTTGCAATTCGCAGCGGACTTCATGAACAAGTATCACTATGCTCCTTCGGTGACGGAGCAGAGTTCGGCCTTTGCTGGTTCAACCGCCCAAGCGCTGTTTGTTCAGCAACGGGTGGCAATGTATCAAAACGGTATCTGGGAGGTCCCCAACATCCGCAAGATGCTAAAGCCCGGCTCGAAAGAGTTTTTTGACTGGGATATCGCCATGGCTCCGGCGTATGCCGGAAAAGATGGCAAGAAGGTTTTGAAGTTCCCGACCGGTGGATCTGGCTACGGAATCATGAGCTCGACCAAGAACAAGGAAGCTGCTTGGCGGCTGACGCGGTTCATGGGTGGTGAGCCGGGGATGATCGCCATGGCAAAAGCTGGCATCGCTCAACCGGCGATTCGCTCGTTGGCGATCAAACCAGGACTGTGGGTTCCTGGCCCTGAGACCCCGATCGAGGAGCAATATCCCGCGAACCGGTTGTTGACCGACGAAGCCGTTCCCTATGTTCAGTTTCAGACCACATCTCAGTATGCTCAGGCAATTACAGACCGAGTGAATAAGGGCCAGGAGCTGATTTGGAATGGTCAAAAGACGGCTGAAGCGGTTCTTAAGGAAAACGCGGTTGATGCTCAAACAAGACTCGATTTTCTTCGCAAAGAAGAGAATTTGCCTCCCTTCAACTGGCCCCTGGGGATTGCGATTTGTTCGGCGATATTCGTTGGGATTGTGGTTTGGATCTACAAGCCGCATTTCGGGCACAAGCTAACACAGCTTGAGCGCGGAGAGACGCGCTCGGCCTACTGGTTCCTATCGCCCTGGATTCTTGGATTCTTGATTTTCACTCTGGTTCCGATGATGCTTTCTCTCATGATGGCGTTTGCGAACTGGGATATGATCTTGCCCGCTCAGGCAAGGGGGCTAGGCAACTTCAACGAAATGGCGAATATCGACCCGTCATTCTGGAAGTCGCTGAAGGTGACCACCATCTATGTGATCTTCTCGGTTCCCATGGGAATCATCGGTTCGCTCGGATTGGCGTTGCTGTTGAATCAAAAGGTGAAGGGGGTCTCGCTGTTCCGAACGCTCTACTATGTGCCTTCGATTACGTCTGCAGTGGCCGCTTCGCTGATCTGGCTTCGTGTGTTCAACGCCGAGACAGGAATGCTGAACTTCTTCCTCTATGGTCCTAACGGCAACTGGCCGGTTGGGCGGATGCTGAGTGCGTGGATCATGACCGACCCATCGAAACCGGTCGACTGGATGGCGACGGAAGGGACGGCGCTTCCTGCGTTGATCATCATGTCGCTCTGGGGAATCGGCGGTGGGACTGTCGTGTTCCTTGCCGGACTCCAAGGGATTCCCACCTACTACTATGAGGCGGCGACTCTCGACGGAGCCGGGATCATGAAGCGGTTCAAAGCTGTGACCCTGCCGCTCCTTACGCCAACGATCTTCTTTACGCTCATCACCGGAATGGTTGGGGCGTTCCAGGCGTTCACCCAGGCGTTCATCATGACGAACGGTGGTCCGAACGATGCAACTCGTTTCTTCGTATTCCACCTGTTTGGGAATGCGTTCCAGTCGCTGAGGATGGGCTATGCGAGTGCTCTCGGCTGGGTGCTTTTTATCATCATCATGCTCATTACTGCCGTGCAGTGGTGGGCGCAGAACAAGTGGGTTTATTACGAAGCGGAGACCAAGTAG
- the lpdA gene encoding dihydrolipoyl dehydrogenase: protein MSERINDSKEPSAVELTSGPAVQTPTPASSIIDAITSLKATGHPETQEQTQAMANEQFDADLIVIGAGPGGYYAAIRAAQEGLKVICVEKDQLGGTCLNWGCVPSKAMIASVEMLHKTKHADTFGLKKIVNAEMDFPAMMARKDKIVLTERNGIGFLFKKKNINHVKGFAKFVDANTISVKGEDGKETKYRGKNFILAMGSSVIHIPVPGLEGGKDAGVWTSDEAVYAPFVPKKMVVLGGGAVGCEFSFVFNGLGTEVTLVEMMPTLLNIMDEELGKELAKNLTKQGVKVKTGATIEKAEKTKTGWKVTVKQGTAEEVIEADVVLLGVGRKANTEGMNLEGIGVKMHRRGVEILDDTLKTHVPNIWAIGDVTGRIQLAHVAQQEGLTAVHNILHPESPKKLDYRFVPNAVYTSPEVASCGLTESEAQAKGYDVVVGRSKFQIFAKAMANNETEGFVKVVADKKYGEILGVHMIGGHVTDLIHEAVVALVHEATLDSMETVIHAHPTMAEAVIEAFEDAMGHAIHKA, encoded by the coding sequence ATGAGTGAGCGAATCAACGACTCCAAGGAGCCTTCAGCGGTTGAGCTGACAAGCGGTCCGGCGGTTCAAACGCCGACCCCTGCTTCTTCCATCATCGACGCAATTACCAGTCTCAAAGCGACTGGCCACCCCGAGACCCAGGAGCAAACGCAAGCAATGGCAAATGAACAGTTCGACGCAGATTTGATCGTGATTGGAGCCGGCCCTGGTGGCTACTACGCTGCCATTCGAGCCGCACAAGAAGGACTGAAGGTCATTTGTGTCGAAAAGGATCAGCTGGGTGGAACCTGTCTCAACTGGGGCTGTGTGCCATCCAAGGCCATGATCGCCAGCGTCGAAATGCTCCACAAAACTAAGCACGCCGACACCTTTGGCCTCAAGAAGATTGTTAACGCTGAAATGGACTTCCCGGCGATGATGGCCCGAAAGGACAAGATCGTCCTCACCGAACGAAACGGGATCGGCTTCCTGTTCAAGAAGAAAAACATCAACCACGTTAAGGGATTTGCAAAGTTTGTTGATGCCAACACGATTTCTGTAAAGGGCGAAGATGGCAAGGAAACTAAGTACAGAGGAAAGAACTTCATCCTCGCCATGGGATCTTCGGTCATCCACATTCCAGTTCCCGGTCTCGAAGGCGGAAAAGACGCAGGCGTCTGGACTTCCGACGAAGCCGTTTACGCACCGTTCGTTCCGAAGAAGATGGTCGTCCTTGGCGGCGGTGCCGTCGGCTGCGAATTCAGCTTCGTCTTCAACGGTCTCGGAACCGAGGTCACCCTCGTCGAGATGATGCCAACCTTGCTCAACATCATGGATGAAGAGCTAGGCAAAGAGCTCGCCAAGAACCTCACCAAGCAAGGTGTCAAGGTCAAGACAGGCGCAACCATCGAGAAAGCCGAAAAGACCAAGACCGGATGGAAGGTCACCGTCAAGCAAGGAACCGCCGAAGAGGTCATCGAGGCCGACGTTGTTCTGCTCGGAGTCGGACGAAAGGCAAACACCGAAGGCATGAACCTGGAGGGCATCGGCGTCAAGATGCATCGACGCGGCGTCGAAATCCTCGACGACACCCTCAAAACCCACGTTCCAAACATCTGGGCAATCGGCGACGTCACTGGCCGAATCCAGCTCGCTCACGTGGCTCAGCAAGAGGGTCTCACCGCCGTCCACAACATTCTTCACCCCGAGTCGCCTAAGAAGCTCGATTACCGTTTCGTTCCGAACGCGGTCTACACCTCGCCCGAAGTCGCGTCGTGCGGACTTACGGAAAGCGAAGCCCAGGCCAAGGGTTACGACGTCGTCGTCGGACGATCCAAGTTCCAGATCTTCGCCAAAGCGATGGCAAACAACGAAACCGAAGGATTCGTTAAAGTCGTCGCTGACAAAAAGTACGGCGAAATCCTCGGCGTCCATATGATCGGCGGACACGTCACCGACCTCATCCACGAAGCCGTCGTTGCCCTCGTCCATGAAGCAACCCTCGACTCCATGGAAACCGTCATCCACGCCCACCCAACCATGGCCGAAGCCGTTATCGAAGCCTTCGAAGACGCCATGGGCCACGCGATTCACAAAGCGTAA
- a CDS encoding creatininase family protein, with amino-acid sequence MILAEMTWREVDALSRDTIVVIPTGSIEQHGPFLPTATDTLIATAVTDAVEKQTRERVLVTPTVWLGASGHHLPFAGTLSASVTGYIETLTSTIQSLARHRFHRFLIINGHGGNNEPNGVTLRQIKESQPNLTLGHRGYYQFAEQVIADTLEGSIKGIQHACEAEVSLMLHLHPEKVRKELVRDDGLRPVNPVQSLVKGWDEISEEGSFGFATLGNAEKGKRIFDACVDGIVQEVEAIHAGVVYRGIF; translated from the coding sequence ATGATTCTCGCCGAAATGACCTGGAGGGAAGTCGACGCCCTGAGTCGCGACACCATCGTGGTCATCCCTACCGGGTCGATTGAGCAGCACGGGCCGTTCCTTCCAACCGCGACCGACACGCTGATCGCAACTGCGGTCACCGACGCCGTCGAAAAGCAGACCCGCGAGAGAGTTCTCGTCACGCCCACGGTTTGGTTAGGCGCCAGCGGTCACCACCTCCCGTTCGCGGGAACCTTGTCTGCAAGCGTCACGGGCTACATTGAAACACTGACCTCGACAATCCAATCGCTGGCCAGGCACCGCTTCCATCGCTTCCTGATCATCAACGGGCACGGCGGAAACAACGAACCAAACGGAGTAACACTTCGACAGATCAAAGAGTCGCAACCGAACCTTACACTTGGCCACCGCGGCTACTACCAGTTTGCTGAGCAAGTCATCGCCGATACCCTCGAAGGATCGATCAAAGGCATCCAGCATGCCTGCGAAGCTGAAGTGTCGCTGATGCTCCATCTCCACCCGGAGAAAGTGCGAAAAGAGCTCGTCCGAGATGATGGGCTGCGACCCGTCAACCCGGTTCAAAGCCTCGTTAAGGGTTGGGATGAGATCAGCGAAGAAGGCTCGTTCGGCTTTGCGACTCTTGGCAACGCCGAAAAGGGCAAGCGAATCTTCGACGCCTGTGTGGATGGCATCGTCCAAGAAGTCGAAGCGATCCACGCTGGGGTCGTCTACCGAGGGATCTTTTAA